GCGTACGCTGGGAGGCACCGTCTCTTATGCTGCGCCCATTGCCAGCCAATTTGATCATCAAGTTGGCATTCTCACCAGTGCTGCCCCAGATGAGCCGTTGCTGTTCCAGTTAATGGATGCCGCGACCTTATCTGTGCGTGTTGCTAAAGCAACCACGACCTTCGAAAATATCTATCCTCCGAATGCATCACGTATCCAATATGTGCATGCTTTAGCATCCAAACTCACTTACGAAGACATCCCAAGTGGCTGGGTGAATGCCCCGCTTGTGCATTTGGCCCCGTTGGTGGAGGAAGTTCCGCCAGAGATTGTGCATCGCTTCCCAGATTCTACTGTGATGCTTACGCCGCAGGGGTGGCTGCGCCAGTGGGATGAACAGGGTAAGGTGAGCTTTAAGCGCTGGTACGACGAGGATATTTTGAGTGCTGTTGATATTATCGTCTTTAGCAAGCCAGATGTTGCTGCCGCACCGGAGATGGAATA
The Phototrophicus methaneseepsis DNA segment above includes these coding regions:
- a CDS encoding PfkB family carbohydrate kinase, producing the protein MATIDYLLLGHITADIAPEGRTLGGTVSYAAPIASQFDHQVGILTSAAPDEPLLFQLMDAATLSVRVAKATTTFENIYPPNASRIQYVHALASKLTYEDIPSGWVNAPLVHLAPLVEEVPPEIVHRFPDSTVMLTPQGWLRQWDEQGKVSFKRWYDEDILSAVDIIVFSKPDVAAAPEMEYEFARAVKHCLVTDGADGGIYYYEGQPMPYRADPVQEVDPTGAGDVFATALLASLPLLDHNMQAAIKVAIRLSAISVTHPGVVVFTPDDINQAIEAARQEFL